Proteins encoded together in one Gemmatimonadetes bacterium T265 window:
- the nuoN gene encoding NADH-quinone oxidoreductase subunit N, whose amino-acid sequence MTGFSSAALLPDLVVAVGALLLLLWSAARRDDDVDAARGAALGVVGVCATALVAVVLLATGRVEPGTVPGIATDGFRWGIDVVILVGTALTALLAGDDARATRVSQTESFALMLLSASGMMLLGAGRDLILIFLGIELMSIPQYVLAAINRRSARSAEAGLKYFLLGAFSTAFLLYGVALVYGATGATDLDAIAAAIAGPPIALPPVVLALGVGAVLVGLGFKVAAVPFHMWTPDVYEGAPTPYTAFMAAAVKAGGFAALARVMLVGMGGAVERWHAVLWWIAVLTMFGGNLVALAQKSVKRMLAYSSIAHAGYLLVAVVSNSALGSSALVFYLAAYTLATVGGFAVVQALGGTPQGDALDRWNGLFRVKPHLAVAMAVFMLALLGFPIAGGMGFFAKWYVLQAALAPLAPQAPQSRLAVLLVLASVISAGYYLNVVARMFMRAPDSDAPPAAATATWTKLVIAGCVVVLLVLGVYPTPAVHAAQAAALRPASSAADVRRALAPAPASPSGVPAGVPAVATVP is encoded by the coding sequence GTGACTGGCTTCTCCTCCGCCGCCCTCCTTCCCGACCTCGTGGTCGCGGTGGGCGCGCTGCTCCTCCTCCTCTGGAGCGCGGCGCGCCGCGACGACGACGTGGACGCCGCGCGGGGAGCCGCGTTAGGCGTCGTCGGGGTCTGCGCGACCGCGCTCGTGGCTGTCGTCCTCCTCGCGACCGGTCGCGTCGAGCCCGGGACGGTGCCGGGCATCGCCACCGACGGATTCCGGTGGGGGATCGACGTCGTCATCCTCGTCGGGACCGCGCTCACGGCGCTGCTCGCCGGCGACGACGCGCGCGCCACGCGCGTCTCGCAGACCGAGTCGTTCGCCCTGATGTTGCTGTCCGCCTCGGGGATGATGTTGCTCGGCGCCGGCCGCGACCTGATCCTGATCTTCCTCGGCATCGAGCTGATGTCGATCCCGCAGTACGTGCTCGCCGCGATCAACCGCCGGAGCGCGCGGTCGGCCGAGGCGGGGCTCAAGTACTTCCTGCTCGGCGCGTTCTCCACCGCGTTCCTGCTCTACGGGGTTGCACTCGTCTACGGAGCGACCGGCGCGACGGACCTCGACGCGATCGCGGCCGCGATCGCCGGCCCGCCGATCGCGCTCCCGCCGGTCGTGCTCGCGCTCGGCGTCGGCGCCGTGCTGGTCGGGCTCGGGTTCAAGGTCGCGGCCGTGCCGTTCCACATGTGGACGCCCGACGTGTATGAGGGCGCCCCAACGCCGTACACCGCGTTCATGGCGGCGGCCGTCAAGGCCGGCGGGTTCGCGGCACTCGCGCGCGTGATGCTCGTCGGCATGGGCGGCGCCGTGGAGCGTTGGCACGCGGTCCTGTGGTGGATCGCCGTCCTCACGATGTTCGGCGGGAACCTCGTCGCGCTCGCGCAGAAGAGCGTGAAGCGCATGCTCGCGTACTCGAGCATCGCGCACGCCGGCTACCTGCTCGTCGCGGTGGTGAGTAACTCCGCCCTCGGCAGCTCCGCCCTCGTCTTCTACCTCGCCGCGTACACGCTCGCGACCGTCGGCGGCTTCGCCGTAGTTCAGGCGCTGGGCGGGACCCCGCAGGGCGACGCGCTCGACCGCTGGAACGGCCTCTTCCGCGTCAAGCCGCACCTCGCGGTCGCGATGGCGGTGTTCATGCTGGCGCTACTCGGCTTCCCGATCGCGGGCGGGATGGGATTCTTTGCGAAGTGGTACGTGCTGCAGGCCGCACTCGCGCCGCTCGCGCCCCAGGCGCCGCAGTCGCGGCTCGCGGTCCTCCTCGTGCTCGCCAGCGTGATCTCGGCGGGTTACTATCTGAACGTCGTCGCGCGCATGTTCATGCGCGCACCCGACTCCGACGCGCCGCCGGCGGCCGCGACCGCGACGTGGACCAAGCTCGTGATCGCCGGCTGCGTCGTCGTGCTGCTCGTGCTTGGCGTGTACCCGACGCCTGCCGTCCACGCGGCGCAGGCGGCCGCACTCCGCCCCGCGAGTTCGGCGGCGGACGTGCGGCGCGCGCTCGCACCGGCGCCCGCGTCGCCTTCCGGCGTGCCGGCCGGAGTGCCGGCGGTCGCGACCGTCCCTTGA